Proteins encoded in a region of the Mycolicibacterium duvalii genome:
- a CDS encoding TetR/AcrR family transcriptional regulator, with translation MTSIRNSVATVEERILDAAAACVLAYGVDRVTMTEIARRARVSRPTIYRRWPDIRWVIAELLTVRIAGVLDGVPEQGVGRAATVARVVAVARHLRNDDVVMSVIHNAPAIAMTYIADRLGTSQQILVDTLAEAIKAGQDEGSIRAGDPRGMAAMCLLITQSTIQSAQMVGDLLDADALDTELGLALSGYLKP, from the coding sequence ATGACGTCAATCCGTAACTCGGTGGCCACGGTCGAGGAGCGCATCCTCGACGCCGCAGCGGCCTGCGTCCTGGCCTACGGTGTGGACCGGGTGACGATGACCGAGATCGCCCGGCGGGCCCGGGTCAGCCGTCCGACGATCTATCGCCGCTGGCCCGACATCCGCTGGGTGATCGCCGAACTTCTGACCGTGCGTATCGCCGGGGTGCTCGACGGGGTGCCCGAGCAGGGGGTCGGCCGGGCCGCCACGGTGGCCCGGGTGGTGGCCGTGGCGCGGCACCTGCGCAATGACGACGTGGTGATGTCGGTCATCCACAACGCCCCCGCGATCGCGATGACCTACATCGCCGACCGGCTCGGCACCAGCCAGCAGATCCTCGTCGACACCTTGGCCGAGGCGATCAAGGCCGGTCAGGACGAGGGCAGCATCCGCGCCGGGGACCCGCGGGGGATGGCCGCGATGTGCCTGCTGATCACCCAGTCGACCATCCAGTCGGCCCAGATGGTCGGTGACCTGCTCGACGCCGACGCCCTCGACACGGAACTGGGCCTGGCCCTGAGCGGATATCTGAAACCATGA